A single window of Dermochelys coriacea isolate rDerCor1 chromosome 14, rDerCor1.pri.v4, whole genome shotgun sequence DNA harbors:
- the SRSF2 gene encoding serine/arginine-rich splicing factor 2, which produces MSYGRPPPDVEGMTSLKVDNLTYRTSPDTLRRVFEKYGRVGDVYIPRDRYTKESRGFAFVRFHDKRDAEDAMDAMDGAVLDGRELRVQMARYGRPPDSHHSRRGPPPRRYGGGGYGRRSRSPRRRRRSRSRSRSRSRSRSRSRYSRSKSRSRTRSRSRSTSKSRSARRSKSKSSSVSRSRSRSRSRSRSRSPPPVSKRESKSRSRSKSPPKSPEEEGAVSS; this is translated from the exons ATGAGCTACGGGCGCCCCCCGCCTGATGTGGAGGGCATGACTTCCCTCAAGGTGGATAACCTGACCTACCGCACGTCTCCAGACACGCTAAGGCGGGTCTTCGAGAAGTACGGGCGGGTGGGGGACGTCTACATCCCCCGGGACCGCTACACCAAGGAGAGCCGCGGCTTTGCCTTCGTCCGCTTCCACGACAAGCGCGATGCCGAGGATGCGATGGACGCCATGGACGGCGCAGTGCTGGACGGCCGGGAGCTCCGCGTCCAGATGGCCCGCTACGGGAGGCCCCCGGACTCGCATCACAGCCGCCGGGGGCCGCCCCCGCGCCGATACGGAGGTGGCGGCTACGGACGTCGCAGCCGCAG CCCCAGAAGACGCCGCCGTAGCCGATCCAGGAGCAGGAGCCGCTCCAGGTCCCGCAGTCGCTCCCGGTACAGTCGGTCCAAGTCCAGATCCCGCACACGCTCCCGATCTCGCTCCACCTCTAAGTCTAGGTCTGCCAGGAGATCCAAATCCAAGTCGTCCTCCGTCTCCAGATCCCGATCCAGGTCGAGGTCCAGGTCCAGATCTAGAAGCCCCCCACCAGTCTCAAAGAGGGAATCTAAATCCAGATCCAGGTCTAAGAGTCCCCCCAAATCTCCCGAAGAGGAAGGAGCTGTATCCTCTTAG
- the MFSD11 gene encoding UNC93-like protein MFSD11 isoform X4 produces the protein MSVLFFLCRNLKGNFKRKIEFLRTEEDNFLRKNKMSPKSKKLFNIIILGIAFMFIFTAFQTCGNVAQTVITNLNNTNFHGSGYTSMAIIYGVFSASNLISPSVVAVVGPQLSMFVSGLFYSIYIAVFIQPFTWSFYTASVFIGIAAAVLWTAQGNCLTINSDENTIGRNSGIFWALLQSSLFFGNLYIYFAWRGKIHISGLELTFFSGVYGTCIGAVNRFGTEEKSLIGLSGIFIGIGEILGGGFFGLVNKDNRFGRNPVVMLGIVVHFLAFYIIFYNIPNDAPIASFEGTDNSAYMNPSKELAILCSFLLGLGDSCFNTQLLSILGFLYSEDSAPAFAVFKFVQSICAAVAFFYSNYLLLQWQLLIMAVVGFFGTISFFTVEWEAAAFVARGSDYRSI, from the exons ATGAGtgtcctttttttcctttgtcgG aactTAAAAGGgaactttaaaaggaaaatagaaTTTCTTCGGACTGAAGAGGACAACTTcctaagaaaaaacaaaatgtctcCTAAATCGAAAAAGCTTTTTAACATAATTATTTTAGGAATTGCTTTTATGTTTATCTTTACTGCCTTTCAAACGTGTGGAAATGTTGCG CAAACTGTTATCACGAATTTAAACAACACAAATTTTCATGGCAGTGGCTATACCAG cATGGCCATTATTTATGGGGTGTTCTCTGCATCAAATCTTATTTCACCTTCAGTGGTTGCTGTAGTGGGACCTCAGTTATCCATGTTTGTTAGCGGTCTATTTTACAG CATATACATTGCGGTTTTTATCCAGCCTTTCACATGGTCCTTCTACACAGCTTCTGTTTTCATTGGGATAGCAGCTGCTG TACTTTGGACTGCGCAGGGAAATTGCCTGACAATAAATTCAGATGAAAACACTATTGGGAGAAACAGTGGAATTTTCTGGGCACTTTTACAGTCCAG CTTGTTTTTTGGAAATCTTTATATATACTTTGCTTGGCGTGGGAAAATTCACATATCAG GTCTGGAATTAACGTTCTTTTCTGGAGTATATGGAACCTGTATTGGTGCTGTGAATAGATTTGGCACTGAAGAGAAAAGTCTTATTGGACTCTCTGGTATTTTTATTGGCATTGGAGAAATTTTAG GTGGAGGATTCTTTGGCTTAGTGAACAAAGATAATCGCTTTGGCAGGAACCCAGTTGTGATGCTTGGCATTGTGGTCCATTTTTTAgccttttatataattttttacaaCATACCAAATgatgcccccattgcttccttcGAAGGAACAGATAATAGTGCTTATATGAATCCAAG CAAAGAGTTGGCCATTTTATGCAGCTTTCTGTTGGGACTAGGAGACAGCTGCTTTAACACCCAACTCCTCAGTATTTTGGGGTTCCTTTATTCAGAAGACAGTGCACCTGCTTTCGCTGTCTTCAAGTTTGTCCAG TCCATCTGTGCTGCAGTCGCATTTTTCTACAGCAACTACCTTCTTCTTCAGTGGCAGCTCCTGATCATGGCAGTGGTTGGGTTCTTTGGAACAATCTCCTTCTTTACTGTGgagtgggaagcagcagcatttgTTGCCCGTGGCTCTGATTACAGGAGCATTTGA
- the MFSD11 gene encoding UNC93-like protein MFSD11 isoform X1: MSVLFFLCRNLKGNFKRKIEFLRTEEDNFLRKNKMSPKSKKLFNIIILGIAFMFIFTAFQTCGNVAQTVITNLNNTNFHGSGYTSMAIIYGVFSASNLISPSVVAVVGPQLSMFVSGLFYSIYIAVFIQPFTWSFYTASVFIGIAAAVLWTAQGNCLTINSDENTIGRNSGIFWALLQSSLFFGNLYIYFAWRGKIHISESDRRTVFIALTVFSLVGTFLFFLIKKPEESNTLEEEVSSTDESTVDNSSVQSKATRAVDAFKRSIKLYFTKEILLLSVTTAYTGLELTFFSGVYGTCIGAVNRFGTEEKSLIGLSGIFIGIGEILGGGFFGLVNKDNRFGRNPVVMLGIVVHFLAFYIIFYNIPNDAPIASFEGTDNSAYMNPSKELAILCSFLLGLGDSCFNTQLLSILGFLYSEDSAPAFAVFKFVQSICAAVAFFYSNYLLLQWQLLIMAVVGFFGTISFFTVEWEAAAFVARGSDYRSI; the protein is encoded by the exons ATGAGtgtcctttttttcctttgtcgG aactTAAAAGGgaactttaaaaggaaaatagaaTTTCTTCGGACTGAAGAGGACAACTTcctaagaaaaaacaaaatgtctcCTAAATCGAAAAAGCTTTTTAACATAATTATTTTAGGAATTGCTTTTATGTTTATCTTTACTGCCTTTCAAACGTGTGGAAATGTTGCG CAAACTGTTATCACGAATTTAAACAACACAAATTTTCATGGCAGTGGCTATACCAG cATGGCCATTATTTATGGGGTGTTCTCTGCATCAAATCTTATTTCACCTTCAGTGGTTGCTGTAGTGGGACCTCAGTTATCCATGTTTGTTAGCGGTCTATTTTACAG CATATACATTGCGGTTTTTATCCAGCCTTTCACATGGTCCTTCTACACAGCTTCTGTTTTCATTGGGATAGCAGCTGCTG TACTTTGGACTGCGCAGGGAAATTGCCTGACAATAAATTCAGATGAAAACACTATTGGGAGAAACAGTGGAATTTTCTGGGCACTTTTACAGTCCAG CTTGTTTTTTGGAAATCTTTATATATACTTTGCTTGGCGTGGGAAAATTCACATATCAG AGAGTGATCGCAGGACTGTCTTTATTGCTCTAACTGTCTTCAGTCTCGTGGGTACATTTCTGTTCTTTCTGATTAAGAAACCAGAGGAGTCAAACACACTGGAGGAGGAAGTCTCCTCCACTGATGAAAGCACTGTAGATAACTC GTCTGTCCAAAGCAAAGCGACAAGGGCAGTGGATGCATTTA agAGATCTATTAAGCTGTACTTCACCAAAGAGATTTTGCTCCTTAGTGTTACAACAGCTTATACAG GTCTGGAATTAACGTTCTTTTCTGGAGTATATGGAACCTGTATTGGTGCTGTGAATAGATTTGGCACTGAAGAGAAAAGTCTTATTGGACTCTCTGGTATTTTTATTGGCATTGGAGAAATTTTAG GTGGAGGATTCTTTGGCTTAGTGAACAAAGATAATCGCTTTGGCAGGAACCCAGTTGTGATGCTTGGCATTGTGGTCCATTTTTTAgccttttatataattttttacaaCATACCAAATgatgcccccattgcttccttcGAAGGAACAGATAATAGTGCTTATATGAATCCAAG CAAAGAGTTGGCCATTTTATGCAGCTTTCTGTTGGGACTAGGAGACAGCTGCTTTAACACCCAACTCCTCAGTATTTTGGGGTTCCTTTATTCAGAAGACAGTGCACCTGCTTTCGCTGTCTTCAAGTTTGTCCAG TCCATCTGTGCTGCAGTCGCATTTTTCTACAGCAACTACCTTCTTCTTCAGTGGCAGCTCCTGATCATGGCAGTGGTTGGGTTCTTTGGAACAATCTCCTTCTTTACTGTGgagtgggaagcagcagcatttgTTGCCCGTGGCTCTGATTACAGGAGCATTTGA
- the MFSD11 gene encoding UNC93-like protein MFSD11 isoform X3, protein MSVLFFLCRNLKGNFKRKIEFLRTEEDNFLRKNKMSPKSKKLFNIIILGIAFMFIFTAFQTCGNVAQTVITNLNNTNFHGSGYTSMAIIYGVFSASNLISPSVVAVVGPQLSMFVSGLFYSIYIAVFIQPFTWSFYTASVFIGIAAAVLWTAQGNCLTINSDENTIGRNSGIFWALLQSSLFFGNLYIYFAWRGKIHISESDRRTVFIALTVFSLVGTFLFFLIKKPEESNTLEEEVSSTDESTVDNSSVQSKATRAVDAFKRSIKLYFTKEILLLSVTTAYTGLELTFFSGVYGTCIGAVNRFGTEEKSLIGLSGIFIGIGEILGGGFFGLVNKDNRFGRNPVVMLGIVVHFLAFYIIFYNIPNDAPIASFEGTDNSAYMNPSPSVLQSHFSTATTFFFSGSS, encoded by the exons ATGAGtgtcctttttttcctttgtcgG aactTAAAAGGgaactttaaaaggaaaatagaaTTTCTTCGGACTGAAGAGGACAACTTcctaagaaaaaacaaaatgtctcCTAAATCGAAAAAGCTTTTTAACATAATTATTTTAGGAATTGCTTTTATGTTTATCTTTACTGCCTTTCAAACGTGTGGAAATGTTGCG CAAACTGTTATCACGAATTTAAACAACACAAATTTTCATGGCAGTGGCTATACCAG cATGGCCATTATTTATGGGGTGTTCTCTGCATCAAATCTTATTTCACCTTCAGTGGTTGCTGTAGTGGGACCTCAGTTATCCATGTTTGTTAGCGGTCTATTTTACAG CATATACATTGCGGTTTTTATCCAGCCTTTCACATGGTCCTTCTACACAGCTTCTGTTTTCATTGGGATAGCAGCTGCTG TACTTTGGACTGCGCAGGGAAATTGCCTGACAATAAATTCAGATGAAAACACTATTGGGAGAAACAGTGGAATTTTCTGGGCACTTTTACAGTCCAG CTTGTTTTTTGGAAATCTTTATATATACTTTGCTTGGCGTGGGAAAATTCACATATCAG AGAGTGATCGCAGGACTGTCTTTATTGCTCTAACTGTCTTCAGTCTCGTGGGTACATTTCTGTTCTTTCTGATTAAGAAACCAGAGGAGTCAAACACACTGGAGGAGGAAGTCTCCTCCACTGATGAAAGCACTGTAGATAACTC GTCTGTCCAAAGCAAAGCGACAAGGGCAGTGGATGCATTTA agAGATCTATTAAGCTGTACTTCACCAAAGAGATTTTGCTCCTTAGTGTTACAACAGCTTATACAG GTCTGGAATTAACGTTCTTTTCTGGAGTATATGGAACCTGTATTGGTGCTGTGAATAGATTTGGCACTGAAGAGAAAAGTCTTATTGGACTCTCTGGTATTTTTATTGGCATTGGAGAAATTTTAG GTGGAGGATTCTTTGGCTTAGTGAACAAAGATAATCGCTTTGGCAGGAACCCAGTTGTGATGCTTGGCATTGTGGTCCATTTTTTAgccttttatataattttttacaaCATACCAAATgatgcccccattgcttccttcGAAGGAACAGATAATAGTGCTTATATGAATCCAAG TCCATCTGTGCTGCAGTCGCATTTTTCTACAGCAACTACCTTCTTCTTCAGTGGCAGCTCCTGA
- the MFSD11 gene encoding UNC93-like protein MFSD11 isoform X2, with amino-acid sequence MSPKSKKLFNIIILGIAFMFIFTAFQTCGNVAQTVITNLNNTNFHGSGYTSMAIIYGVFSASNLISPSVVAVVGPQLSMFVSGLFYSIYIAVFIQPFTWSFYTASVFIGIAAAVLWTAQGNCLTINSDENTIGRNSGIFWALLQSSLFFGNLYIYFAWRGKIHISESDRRTVFIALTVFSLVGTFLFFLIKKPEESNTLEEEVSSTDESTVDNSSVQSKATRAVDAFKRSIKLYFTKEILLLSVTTAYTGLELTFFSGVYGTCIGAVNRFGTEEKSLIGLSGIFIGIGEILGGGFFGLVNKDNRFGRNPVVMLGIVVHFLAFYIIFYNIPNDAPIASFEGTDNSAYMNPSKELAILCSFLLGLGDSCFNTQLLSILGFLYSEDSAPAFAVFKFVQSICAAVAFFYSNYLLLQWQLLIMAVVGFFGTISFFTVEWEAAAFVARGSDYRSI; translated from the exons atgtctcCTAAATCGAAAAAGCTTTTTAACATAATTATTTTAGGAATTGCTTTTATGTTTATCTTTACTGCCTTTCAAACGTGTGGAAATGTTGCG CAAACTGTTATCACGAATTTAAACAACACAAATTTTCATGGCAGTGGCTATACCAG cATGGCCATTATTTATGGGGTGTTCTCTGCATCAAATCTTATTTCACCTTCAGTGGTTGCTGTAGTGGGACCTCAGTTATCCATGTTTGTTAGCGGTCTATTTTACAG CATATACATTGCGGTTTTTATCCAGCCTTTCACATGGTCCTTCTACACAGCTTCTGTTTTCATTGGGATAGCAGCTGCTG TACTTTGGACTGCGCAGGGAAATTGCCTGACAATAAATTCAGATGAAAACACTATTGGGAGAAACAGTGGAATTTTCTGGGCACTTTTACAGTCCAG CTTGTTTTTTGGAAATCTTTATATATACTTTGCTTGGCGTGGGAAAATTCACATATCAG AGAGTGATCGCAGGACTGTCTTTATTGCTCTAACTGTCTTCAGTCTCGTGGGTACATTTCTGTTCTTTCTGATTAAGAAACCAGAGGAGTCAAACACACTGGAGGAGGAAGTCTCCTCCACTGATGAAAGCACTGTAGATAACTC GTCTGTCCAAAGCAAAGCGACAAGGGCAGTGGATGCATTTA agAGATCTATTAAGCTGTACTTCACCAAAGAGATTTTGCTCCTTAGTGTTACAACAGCTTATACAG GTCTGGAATTAACGTTCTTTTCTGGAGTATATGGAACCTGTATTGGTGCTGTGAATAGATTTGGCACTGAAGAGAAAAGTCTTATTGGACTCTCTGGTATTTTTATTGGCATTGGAGAAATTTTAG GTGGAGGATTCTTTGGCTTAGTGAACAAAGATAATCGCTTTGGCAGGAACCCAGTTGTGATGCTTGGCATTGTGGTCCATTTTTTAgccttttatataattttttacaaCATACCAAATgatgcccccattgcttccttcGAAGGAACAGATAATAGTGCTTATATGAATCCAAG CAAAGAGTTGGCCATTTTATGCAGCTTTCTGTTGGGACTAGGAGACAGCTGCTTTAACACCCAACTCCTCAGTATTTTGGGGTTCCTTTATTCAGAAGACAGTGCACCTGCTTTCGCTGTCTTCAAGTTTGTCCAG TCCATCTGTGCTGCAGTCGCATTTTTCTACAGCAACTACCTTCTTCTTCAGTGGCAGCTCCTGATCATGGCAGTGGTTGGGTTCTTTGGAACAATCTCCTTCTTTACTGTGgagtgggaagcagcagcatttgTTGCCCGTGGCTCTGATTACAGGAGCATTTGA
- the MFSD11 gene encoding UNC93-like protein MFSD11 isoform X5: MAVAIPVVAVVGPQLSMFVSGLFYSIYIAVFIQPFTWSFYTASVFIGIAAAVLWTAQGNCLTINSDENTIGRNSGIFWALLQSSLFFGNLYIYFAWRGKIHISESDRRTVFIALTVFSLVGTFLFFLIKKPEESNTLEEEVSSTDESTVDNSSVQSKATRAVDAFKRSIKLYFTKEILLLSVTTAYTGLELTFFSGVYGTCIGAVNRFGTEEKSLIGLSGIFIGIGEILGGGFFGLVNKDNRFGRNPVVMLGIVVHFLAFYIIFYNIPNDAPIASFEGTDNSAYMNPSKELAILCSFLLGLGDSCFNTQLLSILGFLYSEDSAPAFAVFKFVQSICAAVAFFYSNYLLLQWQLLIMAVVGFFGTISFFTVEWEAAAFVARGSDYRSI; this comes from the exons ATGGCAGTGGCTATACCAG TGGTTGCTGTAGTGGGACCTCAGTTATCCATGTTTGTTAGCGGTCTATTTTACAG CATATACATTGCGGTTTTTATCCAGCCTTTCACATGGTCCTTCTACACAGCTTCTGTTTTCATTGGGATAGCAGCTGCTG TACTTTGGACTGCGCAGGGAAATTGCCTGACAATAAATTCAGATGAAAACACTATTGGGAGAAACAGTGGAATTTTCTGGGCACTTTTACAGTCCAG CTTGTTTTTTGGAAATCTTTATATATACTTTGCTTGGCGTGGGAAAATTCACATATCAG AGAGTGATCGCAGGACTGTCTTTATTGCTCTAACTGTCTTCAGTCTCGTGGGTACATTTCTGTTCTTTCTGATTAAGAAACCAGAGGAGTCAAACACACTGGAGGAGGAAGTCTCCTCCACTGATGAAAGCACTGTAGATAACTC GTCTGTCCAAAGCAAAGCGACAAGGGCAGTGGATGCATTTA agAGATCTATTAAGCTGTACTTCACCAAAGAGATTTTGCTCCTTAGTGTTACAACAGCTTATACAG GTCTGGAATTAACGTTCTTTTCTGGAGTATATGGAACCTGTATTGGTGCTGTGAATAGATTTGGCACTGAAGAGAAAAGTCTTATTGGACTCTCTGGTATTTTTATTGGCATTGGAGAAATTTTAG GTGGAGGATTCTTTGGCTTAGTGAACAAAGATAATCGCTTTGGCAGGAACCCAGTTGTGATGCTTGGCATTGTGGTCCATTTTTTAgccttttatataattttttacaaCATACCAAATgatgcccccattgcttccttcGAAGGAACAGATAATAGTGCTTATATGAATCCAAG CAAAGAGTTGGCCATTTTATGCAGCTTTCTGTTGGGACTAGGAGACAGCTGCTTTAACACCCAACTCCTCAGTATTTTGGGGTTCCTTTATTCAGAAGACAGTGCACCTGCTTTCGCTGTCTTCAAGTTTGTCCAG TCCATCTGTGCTGCAGTCGCATTTTTCTACAGCAACTACCTTCTTCTTCAGTGGCAGCTCCTGATCATGGCAGTGGTTGGGTTCTTTGGAACAATCTCCTTCTTTACTGTGgagtgggaagcagcagcatttgTTGCCCGTGGCTCTGATTACAGGAGCATTTGA